One Streptomyces sp. NBC_00223 genomic window carries:
- the galE gene encoding UDP-glucose 4-epimerase GalE, which translates to MSNEQARPRSRKLLVTGGAGYVGGVVAARLLEAGHSVTVLDDLSTGFRAGVPRGARFVEGRVQDAAEVLDGSYDAVLHFAASSQVGESVTNPGKYWRNNVVGTLELLTAMRESGVGTLVFSSTAATYGEPAAVPIPETAATSPTNPYGATKLAVDRMIAAECAAHGLSAVSLRYFNVAGAYGGHGERHDPESHLIPLVLQVAQGRRASIAVYGDDYPTPDGTCVRDYIHVADLAEAHLLALEKAPRGEHLICNLGNGSGFSVREVVETARRVTGHPIPATTEPRRAGDPAALVASAERARTVLGWRPTRTDLAGIIRDAWHFAQSRAASAGEDPR; encoded by the coding sequence GTGAGCAACGAGCAAGCGCGTCCCCGGAGCAGGAAGCTGCTGGTCACCGGGGGCGCCGGCTATGTCGGCGGCGTGGTGGCCGCCCGGCTGCTGGAAGCCGGGCACTCGGTCACCGTGCTCGACGACCTGTCGACGGGCTTCCGCGCGGGGGTGCCCCGGGGCGCGCGGTTCGTCGAGGGCCGGGTGCAGGACGCCGCCGAGGTGCTCGACGGCTCCTACGACGCGGTGCTGCACTTCGCCGCTTCCTCCCAGGTGGGCGAGTCCGTCACGAACCCCGGGAAGTACTGGCGCAACAACGTCGTCGGCACCCTCGAACTCCTCACCGCCATGCGGGAGAGCGGCGTCGGCACCCTCGTCTTCTCCTCCACGGCCGCGACCTACGGCGAGCCCGCCGCGGTGCCGATCCCCGAGACCGCCGCGACCTCGCCCACCAACCCGTACGGCGCCACCAAGCTCGCCGTCGACCGTATGATCGCCGCCGAGTGCGCCGCCCACGGACTGTCCGCGGTCTCCCTGCGCTACTTCAACGTGGCCGGGGCCTACGGCGGGCACGGCGAGCGGCACGACCCCGAGTCGCACCTCATCCCGCTGGTGCTCCAGGTCGCCCAGGGCCGCCGGGCCTCGATCGCCGTCTACGGCGACGACTACCCGACCCCGGACGGCACCTGCGTGCGCGACTACATCCACGTGGCCGACCTCGCCGAGGCGCATCTGCTGGCGCTGGAGAAGGCACCGCGCGGCGAGCACCTGATCTGCAACCTCGGCAACGGCAGCGGCTTCTCCGTGCGCGAGGTCGTGGAGACCGCCCGCAGGGTCACCGGCCATCCGATCCCGGCCACCACCGAGCCGCGCCGGGCCGGCGACCCCGCCGCCCTGGTCGCCTCCGCGGAGCGGGCCAGGACCGTGCTGGGCTGGCGGCCGACCCGTACCGACCTCGCGGGGATCATCCGCGACGCATGGCACTTCGCACAGTCACGAGCAGCATCAGCGGGGGAGGACCCACGATGA
- a CDS encoding helix-turn-helix transcriptional regulator — MGVRLVVVDDHRLLAEALASALKLRGHRVLAAGAPAAGAAELVLSRSPEVCLFGTASPAEPGAFDAVARIKRERPAVAVVVLGPVPDPRGIAAAFAAGASGYVRHDERIEGVERAMAKARTGEVAVSQVLLQGAFAELLNPVRQPDDEGARLLEMLTPREVEVLVRVAEGEDTRVIAAGMRIAPSTARTHVQRVLMKLGVGSRLEAAALAARTGLLDRAAGESAG; from the coding sequence ATGGGTGTACGGCTCGTCGTGGTCGACGACCATCGGCTGCTGGCGGAGGCACTGGCCTCGGCGTTGAAGCTGCGCGGGCACCGCGTGCTGGCCGCGGGCGCTCCCGCCGCGGGTGCGGCGGAGCTGGTGCTGAGCAGGTCGCCGGAGGTGTGCCTGTTCGGCACGGCTTCGCCGGCCGAGCCCGGCGCCTTCGACGCGGTGGCGCGGATCAAGCGCGAGCGGCCCGCCGTGGCCGTGGTGGTGCTCGGTCCGGTGCCCGACCCCCGGGGTATCGCGGCGGCCTTCGCGGCGGGCGCCTCCGGCTATGTGCGGCACGACGAGCGGATCGAGGGCGTCGAGCGGGCCATGGCCAAGGCGCGCACCGGTGAGGTCGCGGTGTCCCAGGTGCTGCTCCAGGGCGCGTTCGCGGAGCTGCTCAACCCGGTCAGGCAGCCGGACGACGAGGGCGCGCGACTGCTGGAGATGCTGACTCCGCGTGAGGTCGAGGTGCTGGTCAGGGTCGCCGAGGGCGAGGACACCCGGGTGATCGCGGCGGGCATGCGGATCGCGCCCAGCACCGCCCGCACCCATGTGCAGCGGGTGCTGATGAAGCTGGGCGTGGGGTCCCGGCTGGAGGCGGCGGCGCTCGCGGCCCGTACGGGGCTGCTGGACCGGGCCGCCGGGGAGTCCGCGGGCTGA
- the galT gene encoding galactose-1-phosphate uridylyltransferase, with amino-acid sequence MKKTPTRLADGRELIYYDSADAVVRHATDPRPLAPVATTSQIRYDKLLGDSVAVASHRQGRTYHPPADECPLCPSREGRLSEIPDTDYEVVVFENRFPSLAGGLGRCEVVCFTSDHDASFADLTPDAARLVLDTWTDRTRDLSRVPGVVQVYPFENRGAEIGVTLGHPHGQIYGYPFVTPRTDLMLRSLAAHREHTGGRNLFDDVLADEIADGGRVVLSGEHWTAFVPFAAHWPYEVHLYPRRRVPDLLGLAEDARAEFPYVYLELLRRFDRVFGEGQPPTPYVSGWHQAPFGMPDRQDFALHLELFTIRRTSGKLKFLAGSESGMGAFVNDVPPESAATRLREVASQ; translated from the coding sequence GTGAAGAAGACGCCGACCCGGCTCGCGGACGGCCGTGAGCTGATCTACTACGACTCGGCCGACGCCGTGGTCCGTCACGCCACCGATCCGCGCCCACTGGCACCCGTCGCCACCACCTCCCAGATTCGGTACGACAAGCTGCTCGGTGACAGCGTCGCCGTCGCCTCGCACCGGCAGGGCCGCACCTATCACCCGCCCGCGGACGAGTGCCCGCTGTGCCCCTCGCGCGAGGGCCGGCTCAGCGAGATCCCGGACACGGACTACGAGGTGGTGGTCTTCGAGAACCGCTTCCCCTCACTGGCCGGCGGCCTGGGCCGCTGCGAGGTGGTCTGCTTCACCTCCGACCACGACGCCTCCTTCGCCGACCTCACCCCCGACGCGGCCCGCCTCGTGCTCGACACCTGGACCGACCGCACCCGCGACCTGTCGCGGGTGCCCGGTGTCGTGCAGGTCTACCCGTTCGAGAACCGTGGCGCGGAGATCGGGGTCACCCTCGGCCACCCGCACGGCCAGATCTACGGCTACCCGTTCGTCACCCCGCGCACCGACCTGATGCTCCGCTCGCTGGCCGCCCACCGCGAACACACCGGCGGCCGCAACCTCTTCGACGACGTGCTCGCCGACGAGATCGCCGACGGCGGCCGGGTCGTGCTGAGCGGCGAGCACTGGACGGCGTTCGTCCCCTTCGCCGCGCACTGGCCGTACGAGGTGCACCTCTACCCCCGCCGCAGGGTGCCCGACCTGCTGGGCCTCGCCGAGGACGCCCGCGCCGAGTTCCCGTACGTCTATCTGGAGCTGCTGCGCCGCTTCGACCGGGTCTTCGGCGAGGGCCAGCCGCCGACGCCGTATGTCTCCGGCTGGCACCAGGCGCCCTTCGGTATGCCGGACCGGCAGGACTTCGCCCTGCATCTGGAGCTTTTCACCATCCGCAGGACCTCCGGCAAACTGAAGTTCCTCGCGGGCTCGGAGTCGGGTATGGGGGCCTTCGTCAACGATGTCCCCCCGGAGTCCGCGGCGACGCGACTGCGAGAGGTAGCGAGTCAGTGA